In Vigna unguiculata cultivar IT97K-499-35 chromosome 3, ASM411807v1, whole genome shotgun sequence, a single genomic region encodes these proteins:
- the LOC114177082 gene encoding putative clathrin assembly protein At4g25940, whose protein sequence is MQRRFRQVCTSLKERSFMSYAKIAAVSGFSDMNIIIIKATAPDDLPLHEKYIHRLLKLFSISPTTCHSFAVSFTRRFGTTRSWRVALKCLILLHRLLRSVPGKSTLWSELLWTRSNALISLHPCHFKDESSSCPVSYTNFVASYAHLLDEALNCVALDDTTMEGREVDEKEEPTAGAESFHEKMKGLGEVLEILPQLQSFMDRVMQCYPVGVASRSLNVQCAMKLIIRDSFVCYTKFRREIVGVMDNLLDMPYRNCIAAFNIYKKAAVQTNELYEFYEWCKVKGMCGLHEYPLVEPIPYIQIKALENFLSGMWQLTESSSPITSPSSSAESPSDFTERQVVTRRDTVDIKGKVFEAEEEKPLIEQEREDDENLSWETLLESSVSFSHAYQRDLCSFFYQLGWEGGFGIEQHGFNPKEEHKHEHADDTMNIAVYNSPTATHNPFSEPYCCSPHV, encoded by the coding sequence atgcAGAGGCGATTCAGGCAAGTTTGCACTTCTTTAAAAGAACGCAGCTTCATGAGCTATGCAAAGATTGCTGCAGTGAGTGGCTTCTCTGACATGAACATCATCATCATAAAAGCAACAGCCCCAGATGACTTGCCTCTGCATGAAAAGTACATACACCGCCTTTTGAAACTCTTCTCCATTTCGCCAACTACCTGCCACTCCTTCGCAGTCAGCTTCACTCGTCGATTTGGAACCACTCGTAGCTGGCGTGTTGCACTCAAATGTCTCATTCTTCTTCACCGTTTGCTTCGTTCTGTTCCGGGGAAAAGCACCCTCTGGAGTGAACTCTTGTGGACACGTTCCAATGCCTTGATTTCTCTCCACCCTTGCCATTTCAAGGATGAATCTTCCTCTTGTCCGGTTTCCTACACAAACTTTGTCGCATCCTACGCACACCTTCTGGATGAAGCCCTTAACTGTGTTGCTTTGGATGACACCACAATGGAAGGACGGGAAGTAGATGAGAAAGAGGAACCCACTGCTGGAGCTGAAAGTTTTCATGAGAAAATGAAGGGACTGGGGGAAGTGCTTGAAATATTGCCACAACTACAGAGCTTTATGGATAGGGTGATGCAATGTTATCCAGTAGGGGTTGCATCACGAAGTTTAAATGTGCAGTGTGCCATGAAACTCATAATTCGTGACAGCTTCGTTTGTTATACAAAGTTCAGAAGAGAAATAGTTGGGGTTATGGACAATCTTCTTGATATGCCGTATAGAAACTGCATAGCCGCTTTCAATATATACAAGAAAGCTGCAGTTCAAACTAATGAACTTTACGAGTTTTATGAGTGGTGCAAGGTAAAGGGTATGTGTGGACTGCACGAGTATCCCTTGGTGGAGCCAATTCCATACATACAAATCAAGGCTTTGGAAAATTTTCTCAGTGGAATGTGGCAGTTAACGGAGTCTTCGTCCCCAATTACTAGCCCTTCTTCTTCTGCGGAATCTCCTTCGGATTTCACTGAAAGACAAGTAGTGACGAGAAGGGATACTGTTGACATCAAAGGAAAAGTGTTTGAGGCTGAAGAAGAGAAGCCTTTGATTGAACAAGAAAGAGAAGATGACGAGAACCTTAGCTGGGAGACACTTTTGGAATCCTCTGTTAGTTTTAGCCATGCTTATCAGAGGGACCTGTGCAGCTTCTTCTATCAGCTGGGATGGGAAGGTGGATTTGGCATCGAGCAACATGGCTTTAATCCGAAGGAAGAACACAAGCACGAGCATGCAGATGACACAATGAATATCGCAGTTTACAACTCTCCTACAGCTACTCACAACCCATTCTCCGAACCATATTGTTGTTCCCCTCATGTTTAA